A portion of the Stella humosa genome contains these proteins:
- a CDS encoding sarcosine oxidase subunit gamma gives MSIRIEARDLRIAEAPACRRLLLRARADDAVFADEVRWVFGIRPPALPCTATENEHARCLWLDPTCWLVESGDREAELAFQRLAPIEVTDARLVLTVEGRRARDLLAVGTGIDLHPAAFPPGRVVRTLFGRLGATLYLADAAPLLVAPLFHLHVDRAAERWLADWLAAAVRGLDL, from the coding sequence ATGAGCATCCGCATCGAGGCACGCGACCTGCGCATCGCCGAGGCGCCCGCCTGCCGCCGGCTGCTGCTGCGCGCACGCGCCGACGACGCCGTCTTCGCCGACGAAGTGCGCTGGGTCTTCGGCATCCGCCCGCCGGCCCTGCCCTGTACGGCAACCGAGAACGAGCATGCCCGCTGCCTTTGGCTCGACCCCACCTGCTGGCTGGTCGAATCGGGCGACCGCGAGGCCGAGCTGGCGTTCCAGCGCCTGGCGCCGATCGAGGTCACCGACGCCCGCCTGGTCCTGACCGTCGAGGGCCGCCGCGCCCGCGACCTGCTGGCGGTCGGCACCGGCATCGACCTGCATCCCGCCGCCTTCCCGCCTGGGCGGGTGGTGCGCACCCTGTTCGGGCGGCTGGGGGCTACGCTATATCTGGCCGACGCTGCCCCGTTGCTGGTCGCGCCGCTGTTCCACCTGCACGTGGACCGCGCCGCCGAGCGCTGGCTGGCCGACTGGCTGGCAGCGGCGGTGCGGGGATTGGACCTGTAG
- the proB gene encoding glutamate 5-kinase, giving the protein MAEPAAGTGPSLAEARRVIVKIGSALLVDDATGAIRREWLDRLADDVAALRARGQEVVIVTSGAISVGRRHLGLTRQRIRLEEKQAAAATGQIRLAHAYAETFARHGITVAQILLTPEDTEQRRRHLNARATLETLLGLGAIPVVNENDTVATAEIRFGDNDRLAARVAQMISADTLVLLSDIDGLYTADPKRDPSARHIPVVPAMTPEIEAMAGDALPGYSSGGMVTKLAAARIAVAAGCRMIIAQGKRPNPIAAILDGQPCTWFLAGGGPRAARKRWIAGSVKPRGVLVVDPGAARALLGGRSLLPAGVAAVEGRFERGDPVVIRDREGRDLGRGLAAYGSADAIRIRGHQSDEIAGILGYRGREEMIHRDDLALAEEAQ; this is encoded by the coding sequence ATGGCGGAGCCTGCCGCGGGCACCGGCCCCAGCCTGGCCGAGGCGCGGCGCGTCATCGTCAAGATCGGCTCTGCCCTGCTGGTCGACGATGCGACGGGGGCCATCCGCCGCGAGTGGCTGGACCGGCTGGCCGACGACGTGGCGGCCTTGCGCGCGCGCGGCCAGGAGGTGGTGATCGTCACGTCCGGCGCCATCAGCGTCGGCCGCCGCCATCTGGGCCTGACGCGCCAGCGCATCCGCCTGGAGGAGAAGCAGGCGGCCGCCGCCACCGGCCAGATCCGCCTGGCCCATGCCTATGCCGAGACCTTCGCGCGCCACGGCATCACCGTCGCCCAGATCCTGCTGACACCCGAGGACACCGAGCAGCGCCGCCGCCACCTGAACGCGCGGGCGACGCTGGAGACGCTGCTCGGCCTGGGCGCCATCCCGGTCGTCAACGAGAACGACACGGTGGCAACGGCCGAGATCCGCTTCGGCGACAACGACCGGCTGGCCGCCCGCGTCGCCCAGATGATCTCGGCCGACACACTGGTCCTGCTGTCGGACATCGACGGGCTCTACACAGCCGACCCCAAGCGCGACCCTTCGGCCCGCCACATCCCGGTGGTGCCGGCGATGACGCCCGAGATCGAGGCGATGGCGGGCGACGCCCTGCCCGGCTACAGCTCGGGCGGGATGGTGACAAAGCTGGCGGCCGCTCGCATTGCGGTGGCCGCCGGCTGCCGCATGATCATCGCCCAGGGCAAGCGCCCGAACCCGATCGCCGCCATCCTGGACGGCCAGCCCTGCACCTGGTTCCTGGCCGGCGGCGGCCCGCGCGCGGCGCGCAAGCGCTGGATCGCGGGCTCGGTCAAGCCGCGCGGCGTGCTGGTGGTCGATCCCGGTGCCGCCCGCGCCCTGCTGGGCGGCCGCAGCCTGCTGCCGGCGGGCGTGGCCGCCGTCGAGGGCCGCTTCGAGCGCGGCGATCCCGTCGTCATCCGCGACCGCGAGGGCCGCGATCTCGGCCGGGGGCTCGCCGCCTATGGCAGCGCCGACGCCATTCGCATCCGCGGCCACCAGAGCGACGAGATCGCCGGCATCCTGGGCTATCGCGGGCGCGAGGAGATGATCCACCGCGACGACCTGGCCCTGGCGGAGGAAGCCCAATGA
- a CDS encoding glutamate-5-semialdehyde dehydrogenase: protein MSALPADTETSDTQASDSLADQMARLGRDARAAAARLSTTPAAAKNQALAAAADAIRQARPAILAANAADLEDARRAGLSGAMVDRLLLNDARVEAMARGLEEVAALPDPVGDTLAEWTRPNGLRIARVRVPLGVIGIIFESRPNVTADAAGLCLKSGNAAILRPGSESFRSSRAILAAMQAGLAAAGLPAAAVQMVPTADRAAVGILLGMSGVIDVIVPRGGRGLIERVIAESRVPVIRHLDGNCHVYVDGAADLAMARAIVGNAKLRRTGVCGAAESLLVDRRAAATHLAPIVRDLLDGGCEVRGSAEVAAIDPRVVPATEADWSTEYLDAVISATLVDGVEGAIAHIERYGSHHTDAIVTDDETAAARFLAAVDSAVVLHNASTQFTDGGEFGMGAEIGISTDKLHARGPVGAEQLTSYKYVVRGSGQLRP from the coding sequence ATGAGTGCACTGCCGGCCGATACCGAGACCTCTGATACCCAGGCCTCCGACAGCCTGGCCGACCAGATGGCGCGACTGGGCCGCGATGCCCGCGCCGCCGCCGCCCGCCTGTCGACCACGCCTGCCGCGGCCAAGAACCAGGCCCTGGCCGCCGCCGCCGATGCCATCCGCCAGGCCCGGCCGGCGATCCTGGCCGCCAACGCGGCCGACCTGGAGGACGCCCGCCGCGCCGGCCTGTCGGGCGCCATGGTCGACCGGCTGCTGCTGAACGACGCCCGCGTCGAGGCGATGGCCCGCGGCCTGGAGGAAGTGGCCGCCCTGCCCGACCCGGTCGGCGACACGCTGGCGGAATGGACCCGGCCGAACGGCCTGCGCATCGCCCGTGTCCGCGTGCCGCTCGGCGTCATCGGCATCATCTTCGAGAGCCGGCCCAACGTGACGGCGGACGCGGCCGGCCTGTGCCTGAAATCCGGCAATGCCGCCATCCTGCGCCCGGGGTCGGAGAGCTTCCGCTCGTCGCGCGCGATCCTGGCGGCGATGCAGGCGGGGCTGGCCGCGGCCGGCCTGCCGGCCGCGGCCGTCCAGATGGTGCCGACCGCTGACCGCGCCGCCGTCGGCATCCTGCTCGGCATGTCCGGCGTGATCGACGTCATCGTGCCGCGCGGCGGCCGCGGCCTGATCGAGCGGGTGATCGCCGAGAGCCGGGTCCCGGTCATCCGCCACCTCGACGGCAACTGCCATGTCTATGTCGATGGCGCGGCCGACCTGGCGATGGCGCGCGCCATCGTCGGCAACGCCAAGCTGCGGCGCACGGGCGTGTGCGGGGCGGCCGAATCGCTCCTGGTCGATCGGCGGGCAGCCGCCACCCACCTGGCGCCCATCGTCCGCGACCTGCTGGATGGCGGGTGCGAGGTGCGCGGCTCGGCCGAGGTGGCCGCGATCGACCCGCGCGTCGTGCCGGCGACCGAGGCCGACTGGTCGACCGAGTACCTGGACGCCGTCATCTCGGCCACCCTGGTCGACGGCGTCGAGGGCGCCATCGCCCATATCGAACGCTACGGCTCGCACCACACGGATGCCATCGTCACCGACGACGAGACGGCCGCCGCCCGCTTCCTGGCCGCGGTCGACAGTGCCGTCGTGCTGCACAACGCCTCGACCCAGTTCACCGACGGCGGCGAGTTCGGCATGGGGGCCGAGATCGGCATCTCCACCGACAAGCTGCATGCGCGCGGGCCGGTCGGGGCCGAGCAGCTCACCTCGTACAAGTATGTCGTGCGCGGCAGCGGCCAGCTCCGCCCCTGA
- the rplU gene encoding 50S ribosomal protein L21: MYAVIRTGGKQYKVAKDDVIVVEKLEAEPGSAITIGDVLMVGGEAGVTVGSPLVAGAAVTAEVVSQGKGEKVIIFKKKRRQNYRRKRGHRQMHTVLKITGIAA; this comes from the coding sequence ATGTACGCAGTCATCCGAACCGGCGGCAAGCAATACAAAGTCGCCAAGGACGACGTTATCGTCGTCGAGAAGCTCGAAGCCGAACCCGGCTCCGCGATCACGATCGGCGACGTGCTGATGGTCGGCGGCGAGGCTGGCGTCACCGTCGGCAGCCCGCTGGTTGCCGGTGCCGCCGTCACGGCTGAGGTCGTGAGCCAGGGCAAGGGCGAGAAAGTCATCATCTTCAAGAAGAAGCGGCGCCAGAATTATCGCCGCAAGCGTGGGCATCGCCAGATGCACACGGTCTTGAAGATCACCGGCATCGCCGCCTGA
- a CDS encoding glycosyltransferase family 2 protein, with amino-acid sequence MSQLELLLDRPGDGTPELSVLMPVRNTESLVGAAVSSVLDQQGCIAEILISDDCSTDGTPEAVRRTVEGWRGRHHVRVLRSRERLAIDHLGALVDASTTGFLVQAHGDDVSRQGRLATLLAIHRDTGASLVTSNVTWRTPDRTFDEPAPAGVAEGWIARAQVLTPQSNLIWGARLGLDRRIFTHFPRLDSAHLPIGHDGLQSLRALLLGGAWYCPRRLLICGRHENQWSRRLWDNSLPAARQFGYSLNRLGIMRAMLRDIEYAQAQAVIPAARLTEVRGPVRRVLFLLLDELMDARDRLRRAGRDPVWVTEAELADANRAER; translated from the coding sequence ATGAGCCAACTGGAGCTTCTGCTCGACCGGCCGGGCGACGGCACGCCCGAGCTGTCGGTCCTGATGCCGGTGCGCAACACCGAGTCGCTGGTGGGCGCGGCGGTGTCGTCCGTCCTCGACCAGCAGGGCTGTATCGCCGAGATCCTGATATCGGACGATTGCTCGACCGACGGCACGCCCGAGGCGGTGCGTCGCACGGTCGAGGGCTGGCGCGGCCGCCACCATGTCCGCGTCCTGCGCAGCCGCGAGCGGCTGGCGATCGACCATCTGGGCGCGCTGGTCGACGCCTCCACCACCGGCTTCCTGGTCCAGGCCCATGGCGACGACGTCTCGCGGCAGGGGCGGCTGGCCACCCTGCTCGCCATCCACCGCGATACCGGGGCCTCGCTGGTCACCAGCAACGTCACCTGGCGAACGCCCGATCGCACCTTCGACGAGCCCGCGCCGGCCGGAGTGGCGGAGGGCTGGATCGCCCGGGCGCAGGTCCTGACGCCGCAGTCGAACCTCATCTGGGGCGCCCGTCTCGGCCTCGACCGACGCATCTTCACGCACTTTCCCCGCCTCGATTCGGCCCATCTGCCGATCGGCCATGACGGCTTGCAGTCCCTGCGCGCGCTGCTGCTTGGCGGCGCCTGGTACTGCCCCCGGCGGCTGCTGATCTGCGGCCGGCACGAGAACCAGTGGTCGCGCCGGCTGTGGGACAACAGCCTGCCCGCGGCCCGGCAGTTCGGCTACTCGCTGAACCGATTGGGGATCATGCGCGCCATGCTGCGCGACATCGAGTACGCCCAGGCCCAGGCGGTCATCCCGGCCGCGCGGCTGACCGAGGTGCGCGGCCCGGTGCGCCGGGTCCTGTTCCTGCTGCTCGATGAACTGATGGATGCCCGCGACCGACTGCGCCGGGCCGGCCGCGATCCGGTGTGGGTGACGGAAGCCGAACTGGCCGATGCCAACCGGGCCGAGCGTTAG
- a CDS encoding 2Fe-2S iron-sulfur cluster-binding protein translates to MSGHRLRIGGRIDRDRPLGFRFEGRSLVGFAGDTLASALLASGVSIVGRSFKYHRPRGLFAAGPEEPNAIIQLGPRPDLKATQVLLEEGLEAGPVNCWPGSRFDAGAAIGLAKRFLPAGFYYKTFKWPDWNWWEPLIRRAAGLGRVDPTASAPEGQRRSLHCDVLVIGAGPAGMAAALAAGAAGLRVVLAEQDRLLGGSLLVDRGEIDGMPSDQWLERAEATLAARRETTILRRTTVLGCYDHGLVAAVERERIVWKIRAARVVVATGAIERPIAFQDDDRPGVMLAGAVRAYLNRWAAAAGRRLVLFTNNDEAYRTAIDWRQAGLDVAAIVDARRSTEGALPDAARAAGIRIVTNATLDRALGRGRVRGVVLRDGTGKTSHIDCDTVAVSGGRDPAVALFVQAGGKLAWQDQIAAFVPGDGGYTTPVGAAAGLFGLGSALAHGHAAGLAGQTVPDILPPAAEDAAQGTILALWHAGGDPARSWVDRASDVTVADVGMAAGEGYVSVEHYKRYTTSGMSPDQGKSSGVLALSLLGRATGRVQADVGTTRFRPPWDPVPISALVGADRGQRLRPVLHLAAHDRHAALGAAFEEYGGWMRPACYPAPGEGREAAIRREAAAVRAGVGLFDASPLGKIDVRGPDAGRFLDRMYIHRLSTLKPGRLRYTLAANEAGIVQDDGVVARLGPDRFLVGTTSGGAVRMAEAFEEWLQCEWVDLEVFVTPVTQQWGVVNLAGPQARALLAAAGTDIELETAAFPHMTFREGLVAGISARVSRVSFTGELSYEVAVPAGRTAELWDALTAAAGPAGIAPPVPFGIEALMVLRIEKGYLHVGADTDGTTYPADCGFGDVVAKRTDDFVGRRSMRRPDAVRDGRLQLVGLLPEAADAKLAAGAHIVAADEGSDGHVSSACWSPALGRSVGLAMIRNGRARLDETVTVDDLGRRLRARIVRPVFVDPDGTRLK, encoded by the coding sequence ATGAGCGGCCATCGCCTGCGCATCGGCGGCCGCATCGACCGCGACCGGCCGCTCGGCTTCCGCTTCGAGGGCCGCTCGCTGGTGGGGTTCGCTGGCGACACGCTCGCCTCGGCCCTGCTGGCGTCGGGCGTCTCGATCGTCGGCCGCAGCTTCAAGTATCACCGTCCGCGCGGCCTGTTCGCGGCCGGGCCGGAAGAACCCAATGCCATCATCCAGCTCGGTCCCCGGCCCGACCTGAAAGCGACCCAGGTGCTGCTGGAAGAAGGGCTGGAGGCCGGGCCGGTCAATTGCTGGCCGGGCAGCCGCTTCGATGCCGGCGCCGCGATCGGCCTGGCCAAGCGGTTCCTGCCGGCCGGCTTCTACTACAAGACCTTCAAGTGGCCGGACTGGAACTGGTGGGAGCCGCTGATCCGGCGCGCCGCCGGCCTGGGCCGGGTCGACCCGACGGCGAGCGCCCCCGAGGGCCAGCGCCGCAGCCTGCATTGCGACGTGCTGGTGATCGGCGCCGGGCCGGCCGGCATGGCGGCCGCACTCGCGGCCGGGGCCGCCGGCCTGCGGGTGGTGCTGGCCGAACAGGACCGGCTGCTGGGCGGCTCGCTGCTGGTCGACCGCGGCGAGATCGACGGCATGCCGTCCGACCAGTGGCTGGAACGGGCCGAGGCGACGCTGGCCGCCCGGCGCGAGACCACCATCCTGCGGCGGACCACCGTCCTCGGCTGCTACGACCACGGGCTGGTCGCCGCCGTGGAGCGCGAGCGCATCGTCTGGAAGATCCGCGCCGCCCGGGTCGTCGTCGCGACGGGCGCCATCGAACGCCCCATCGCCTTCCAGGACGACGACCGGCCCGGCGTGATGCTGGCGGGTGCCGTACGCGCCTACCTGAACCGCTGGGCGGCTGCCGCCGGCCGCCGCCTGGTCCTCTTCACCAACAATGACGAGGCCTATCGCACCGCCATCGACTGGCGGCAGGCGGGGCTGGACGTGGCGGCCATCGTCGATGCCCGGCGCAGCACCGAGGGCGCGCTGCCGGATGCCGCGCGTGCGGCTGGAATCAGGATCGTCACGAACGCGACGCTGGATCGCGCGCTGGGCCGTGGCCGGGTGCGCGGCGTCGTCCTGCGCGACGGCACCGGCAAGACCAGCCACATCGACTGCGACACCGTCGCCGTGTCGGGCGGGCGCGACCCCGCCGTAGCCCTTTTCGTGCAGGCCGGCGGCAAGCTCGCCTGGCAGGACCAGATCGCGGCCTTCGTGCCGGGCGACGGCGGCTACACCACGCCTGTCGGGGCGGCAGCCGGCCTGTTCGGCCTGGGCAGCGCGCTGGCCCACGGCCATGCCGCGGGCCTGGCCGGCCAGACGGTCCCCGACATCCTGCCGCCCGCGGCAGAGGATGCCGCGCAGGGCACCATCCTGGCCTTGTGGCATGCCGGTGGCGACCCGGCGCGGAGCTGGGTCGACCGGGCGAGCGACGTCACCGTCGCCGATGTCGGCATGGCCGCCGGCGAGGGCTATGTCTCGGTCGAGCACTACAAGCGCTACACCACCAGCGGCATGTCGCCCGACCAGGGCAAGTCGAGCGGGGTGCTGGCCCTGTCGCTGCTGGGCCGCGCGACGGGCCGCGTGCAGGCCGATGTCGGCACCACCCGCTTCCGCCCGCCCTGGGACCCGGTGCCGATCTCGGCCCTGGTCGGCGCCGACCGCGGCCAGCGGCTGCGCCCGGTGCTGCACCTGGCCGCCCACGACCGCCACGCCGCGCTCGGCGCCGCGTTCGAGGAATATGGCGGCTGGATGCGGCCCGCCTGCTATCCCGCCCCAGGCGAAGGGCGCGAGGCCGCGATCCGGCGCGAGGCCGCCGCCGTGCGCGCCGGCGTCGGGCTGTTCGACGCCTCGCCGCTCGGCAAGATCGACGTGCGCGGGCCCGATGCCGGCCGCTTCCTCGACCGCATGTACATTCACCGCCTGTCCACCCTGAAGCCGGGCCGCCTGCGCTACACGCTGGCCGCCAACGAGGCCGGCATCGTCCAGGACGACGGCGTCGTCGCCCGCCTCGGCCCGGACCGCTTCCTGGTCGGCACCACCAGCGGCGGTGCCGTACGCATGGCCGAGGCGTTCGAGGAATGGCTGCAATGCGAATGGGTCGACCTGGAGGTCTTCGTGACCCCGGTCACCCAGCAATGGGGCGTGGTCAACCTGGCCGGGCCGCAGGCCCGCGCACTGCTGGCCGCGGCCGGCACCGACATCGAGCTGGAGACCGCCGCCTTCCCGCACATGACCTTCCGCGAGGGGCTGGTCGCCGGCATCTCGGCCCGCGTCTCGCGCGTCAGCTTCACGGGCGAGCTGTCCTACGAGGTGGCGGTGCCGGCGGGCCGCACGGCCGAGCTGTGGGATGCCCTGACCGCCGCGGCCGGCCCCGCCGGCATCGCCCCGCCGGTGCCGTTCGGCATCGAGGCGCTGATGGTCCTGCGCATCGAGAAGGGCTACCTGCATGTCGGCGCCGACACCGACGGGACGACCTATCCGGCCGACTGCGGCTTCGGCGATGTCGTGGCCAAGCGCACCGACGACTTCGTCGGGCGGCGGTCGATGCGCCGGCCCGATGCCGTGCGCGACGGTCGCCTGCAGCTGGTGGGCCTGCTGCCGGAGGCCGCCGACGCCAAGCTGGCGGCCGGCGCCCACATCGTCGCCGCCGACGAGGGCAGCGACGGCCATGTCTCGTCGGCCTGCTGGAGCCCGGCGCTGGGCCGGTCGGTCGGGCTGGCGATGATCCGCAACGGCCGCGCGCGGCTGGACGAGACGGTGACGGTGGACGATCTGGGCCGGCGGCTGCGAGCGCGCATCGTCCGCCCGGTCTTCGTCGACCCGGACGGGACGCGCCTGAAATGA
- the obgE gene encoding GTPase ObgE has product MKFLDECKIYLKSGDGGRGAASFRREKFIEFGGPDGGDGGRGGDVVVEVVANLNTLIDYRYQQHFRAQNGRGGAGANRTGAAGITTVLKVPAGTQIIDEDKETVLHDLVEVGQRIVLLRGGDGGFGNTHYKSATNQAPRRAGPGWPGEERWVWLRLKLIADVGLVGLPNAGKSTFLAAVTQARPRIADYPFTTLKPQLGVARVDEEEFVIADLPGLIEGAHEGVGLGDRFLGHVERCSVVLHLIDGTAENVGAAYRTIRRELKEYGHGLDEKPEIIGLNKIDALTPEEIKKKKQALARVAKRQPMLLSGVAGTGTTEILRALQLAIRAAKGEPEAVVREPLKPAEEAPWAGPRL; this is encoded by the coding sequence ATGAAATTCCTCGACGAGTGCAAGATCTACCTCAAGAGCGGTGACGGCGGCCGCGGTGCGGCCAGTTTCCGGCGCGAGAAGTTCATCGAGTTCGGCGGACCGGACGGCGGCGACGGCGGCCGTGGCGGCGACGTGGTGGTGGAGGTGGTGGCCAACCTCAACACCCTCATCGACTATCGCTACCAACAGCATTTCCGCGCCCAGAACGGCCGCGGCGGCGCCGGCGCCAACCGCACGGGTGCCGCCGGCATCACGACCGTCCTGAAGGTGCCGGCCGGGACCCAGATCATCGACGAGGACAAGGAAACCGTCCTGCACGACCTGGTCGAGGTCGGCCAGCGCATCGTGCTGCTGCGAGGCGGCGACGGCGGCTTCGGCAACACCCACTACAAGTCGGCGACCAACCAGGCACCGCGCCGCGCCGGCCCCGGCTGGCCCGGCGAGGAGCGCTGGGTGTGGCTGCGCCTGAAGCTGATCGCCGATGTCGGCCTGGTCGGGCTGCCCAACGCCGGCAAGTCGACCTTCCTGGCCGCCGTCACCCAGGCCCGGCCGCGCATCGCCGACTATCCCTTCACGACGCTGAAGCCCCAACTGGGCGTCGCCCGCGTCGACGAGGAGGAGTTCGTCATCGCCGACCTGCCCGGCCTGATCGAGGGCGCGCACGAGGGCGTCGGGCTGGGCGACCGTTTCCTCGGCCATGTCGAGCGCTGCAGCGTGGTCCTGCACTTGATCGACGGGACGGCCGAGAACGTCGGCGCCGCCTATCGCACGATCCGCCGCGAGTTGAAGGAATATGGCCACGGGCTGGACGAGAAGCCCGAGATCATCGGCCTCAACAAGATCGACGCGCTGACGCCCGAGGAGATCAAGAAGAAGAAGCAGGCGCTGGCCCGCGTCGCCAAGCGCCAGCCGATGCTGCTCTCGGGCGTGGCCGGCACCGGCACGACCGAGATCCTGCGCGCCCTCCAGCTCGCCATCCGCGCCGCCAAGGGCGAGCCGGAAGCCGTGGTGCGCGAGCCACTGAAGCCGGCCGAGGAGGCACCCTGGGCCGGACCCCGCCTGTGA
- the rpmA gene encoding 50S ribosomal protein L27, producing the protein MAHKKAGGSSRNGRDSAGRRLGVKRFGGQHVLAGNILVRQRGTKFHAGEHVGMGRDHTLFALTDGHVAFGIHHGKTLISVVPVAIEAMPAE; encoded by the coding sequence ATGGCACACAAGAAAGCAGGCGGTAGCTCCCGCAACGGCCGCGATTCCGCCGGCCGACGCCTTGGCGTGAAGCGTTTCGGCGGCCAGCATGTGCTGGCCGGCAACATCCTGGTCCGCCAGCGCGGGACGAAGTTCCACGCCGGCGAGCATGTCGGGATGGGCCGCGACCACACGCTGTTCGCCCTGACGGACGGCCATGTCGCGTTCGGCATCCATCACGGCAAGACCCTGATCTCGGTGGTCCCGGTCGCGATCGAGGCGATGCCGGCCGAGTAA
- a CDS encoding sarcosine oxidase subunit delta, translated as MLLIPCPWCGPRDEAEFRSGGESHIVRPDPDTADDATWAAYLYDRDNVRGPGYERWLHRHGCGRWFNVARDTVTHEIQAVYRMTDPKPVAGE; from the coding sequence ATGCTGCTGATCCCCTGCCCCTGGTGCGGCCCGCGCGACGAGGCGGAATTCCGCAGCGGCGGCGAAAGCCACATCGTCCGGCCCGACCCCGATACCGCCGACGATGCGACCTGGGCCGCCTATCTCTACGATCGCGACAATGTCCGCGGGCCCGGCTACGAGCGCTGGCTTCATCGCCACGGTTGCGGGCGCTGGTTCAACGTCGCCCGCGACACCGTCACGCATGAGATCCAGGCCGTCTATCGCATGACCGACCCAAAGCCGGTGGCCGGCGAATGA
- a CDS encoding sarcosine oxidase subunit beta family protein — protein MPRLAYSALSLLRQGLARHRGWQPVWRMPEPKPRYAAIVVGGGGHGLATAYYLARTHGITDVAVLEKGWLGGGNTGRNTTVVRSNYYFPASGALYDLALKLYEGLSRELDFNVMLSQRGMLMLAHSHHDMEFARRTANAIRRNGIDCQLLDRAAVARRVPILDMSGDARFPVLGGYRQARGGVARHDAVAWGYARGADRLGVDIIQNCEVGGFLTEGGRIVGVETSRGTIRADRVGLAVAGHSGVLAAKAGFRLPITSHALQAFVSEPVKPIIDEVVLSPATGVYVSQSDKGELVLGGGLDLHPSYSQRGNLPVAENVLSGLVGMFPCFANLRLMRSWGGIVDVVQDSSPIIGPAPVEGLYLNCGWGTGGFKAIPAGGTLLAHVMATGEQHPIARPFGLERFASGALVDEAAASGIPH, from the coding sequence TTGCCCCGCCTCGCATACTCCGCCCTTTCCCTGCTCCGCCAGGGGCTTGCTCGCCATCGCGGCTGGCAGCCGGTCTGGCGCATGCCGGAACCCAAGCCGCGCTATGCCGCGATCGTGGTCGGCGGCGGCGGCCATGGGTTGGCGACCGCCTACTACCTGGCGCGCACCCACGGCATCACCGACGTGGCGGTGCTGGAGAAGGGCTGGCTCGGCGGCGGCAATACCGGCCGCAACACCACCGTGGTGCGTTCCAACTACTACTTCCCGGCGAGCGGCGCGCTCTATGACCTGGCACTGAAGCTGTACGAGGGCCTGTCGCGCGAGTTGGATTTCAACGTCATGCTATCGCAGCGCGGCATGCTGATGCTGGCCCACAGCCACCACGACATGGAGTTCGCGCGGCGCACGGCCAATGCGATCCGGCGCAACGGCATCGACTGTCAGTTGCTCGACCGTGCGGCCGTCGCGCGGCGTGTGCCGATCCTCGACATGTCCGGCGATGCCCGCTTCCCGGTCCTGGGCGGCTATCGCCAGGCGCGCGGCGGCGTCGCCCGGCACGATGCCGTCGCCTGGGGCTATGCCCGCGGCGCCGACCGGCTGGGCGTCGACATCATCCAGAACTGCGAGGTGGGCGGCTTCCTGACCGAGGGCGGCCGCATCGTCGGCGTCGAGACCTCGCGCGGGACGATCCGGGCGGACCGCGTCGGCCTGGCGGTCGCCGGCCATTCCGGCGTGCTGGCGGCCAAGGCGGGGTTCCGCCTGCCGATCACCAGCCACGCGCTGCAGGCCTTCGTGTCCGAGCCGGTGAAACCGATCATCGACGAGGTGGTGCTGTCGCCGGCCACCGGCGTCTATGTCAGCCAGTCCGACAAGGGCGAGCTGGTACTGGGCGGCGGGCTCGACCTGCACCCGTCCTATTCGCAGCGCGGCAACCTGCCGGTGGCCGAGAACGTGCTGTCGGGCCTGGTCGGCATGTTCCCCTGCTTTGCCAACCTGCGCCTGATGCGGAGCTGGGGCGGCATCGTCGACGTCGTCCAGGATTCGAGCCCGATCATCGGCCCGGCCCCGGTCGAGGGCCTCTATCTCAATTGCGGCTGGGGCACGGGCGGCTTCAAGGCGATCCCGGCCGGCGGCACGCTGCTGGCCCATGTCATGGCGACCGGCGAGCAGCACCCCATCGCCCGCCCCTTCGGATTGGAGCGGTTCGCCAGCGGGGCGCTGGTCGACGAGGCCGCGGCCTCCGGGATTCCCCACTGA
- a CDS encoding nicotinate-nucleotide adenylyltransferase: MSLWALRRLRLDCVWWLVSPQNPLKATAGMAPLGRRLAEARRVARHPAIRVTDVERALGTRYTADTLRALTGRFPRARFVWLMGADNLRQIRRWKRWDSIFMRLPVAVFDRPSYALGALSGMAARRFARNRIPASAAPSLANRSAPAWTFVRMPLHPASATRIREGRASYRRPAPSAHSAQQEVTP, from the coding sequence CTGTCGCTGTGGGCGCTGCGACGCCTGAGGCTCGACTGCGTGTGGTGGCTGGTGTCGCCCCAGAACCCGCTGAAAGCCACCGCCGGCATGGCACCGCTCGGCCGTCGCCTGGCCGAGGCCCGCCGCGTCGCCCGCCACCCGGCCATCCGCGTGACCGACGTCGAACGTGCGCTCGGCACCCGCTACACCGCCGACACGCTGCGCGCGCTGACGGGCCGTTTCCCGCGCGCGCGCTTCGTCTGGCTGATGGGGGCCGACAACCTGCGGCAGATTCGTCGCTGGAAACGCTGGGATTCGATCTTCATGCGGCTGCCGGTTGCGGTGTTCGACCGGCCTTCCTATGCTTTAGGTGCGCTTTCCGGTATGGCGGCGCGTCGGTTTGCCCGCAATCGCATCCCGGCATCGGCGGCACCATCGCTCGCAAACCGTTCGGCCCCGGCCTGGACATTCGTGCGAATGCCGCTCCACCCGGCGTCCGCCACCCGGATCCGCGAAGGTCGCGCGTCGTATCGACGCCCGGCGCCATCGGCGCATAGCGCCCAACAGGAGGTTACACCATAA